A region of the Cannabis sativa cultivar Pink pepper isolate KNU-18-1 chromosome 3, ASM2916894v1, whole genome shotgun sequence genome:
ttcacttgtgtatgttttggttcacttaatcaattgcttgtctatttgatttataaattcatccaaaccccttttcacatacttgatcatgtttattgtgttgtcaacacagtggaaaataaacatgactatgtgaataaagtattcctagatttatcgaacACTTTGGGTTtttgcgatatgataatctacaacagagtttacttacatttggagaaatgttatgttctttccagaacataggttaaagtaaagctcaggttggatgcatggagtatgcattggaatggaccgatattgaactttgaattagattttgaaacttaccgtaaacatctattcaattcaatatcataagttgatcctagatcacatgatcgaaatcctgatatggttagacttaatttcaagagtattattcgtgttctttgatttgttagttaagcctaatctttagtctgggcaatacatatattttgggaacacggtagtgcgattgagtgggagcgctaacataaatatggaatctatagcttctatctggcgaatagtaagcaaagagtgatttccttcgagcttaaccaaacgagataaatgattgagtactcatttcacttagttgaaatatcatttatacagggttaagtgttttaaggataaaatacattgtagggtgttacggtaatttagtccctttacagtgtaaatcatccatatagaggatcattgatcacattaggattataacaatggataactaataatgtgtctatatggtggaacatatagagcattctatatactgagagtgcaattctgagttctatgtgtggattcaacgaagaattaataagtcagtgaatttaagtggtaaattctagatctgcttattggaagctcggatatatagacccatggtcccctcactagttgagatgatattacttgtaagactcatttaattgattttagttaatcaattaaaaattctcaagatagacttgtctttttgagaatttatcacttattaagggcaaaacagtaaataaagattttgaagggcatatttattaattgggaaactttaattagtttcattattaataaaataaatgacaatatattatttgataattaattttaataattatataattagatttgacatttatgtggttgaacaaaggaattagcagttttttgacaaaacaggaaactatcagtgtaggaaaaaggaaagttggaaaaatggcaagccttgtttccacaatgcctaggccggccacttagcttactttttctctttgattttttcaattccaaatgtcaatcatagccctgggtggtcttctataaatagaaggcaaaggcttcagagttgaacacaactgtacaaccttttcacaacattattctgaaagaattttctctcagaaaattctctctgagccgccaccctctctctctctcttccttcactgtttcaaaaagtataagtgctagagtagtgcccacacacatcaagtaatacctcaatcatagtgaggaaggctgtgtagaattcagaaacaacaaagaaggactatcgggctcagatcttgattatactctgctacagaaaggaatcaagggttagagatctgagtgggaggagacatatattccgctgcaatcactgtaagatttctgatactcttatgtgtttaatttcctatcgttttagaagttcatatttaggttgttaaatcaacatacttgtgagtagatctaagatcttggtaaaataacttccagcATGTATAAGGTTTATGAGTTACTTCTCTCATTGTCAGTTAGTTTTGAGATAGAACCTTATGCATCTTAcaattctaacatggtatcaaaACCAAGTAAAACTCTAACGAGTATCTGATCAAAATCTAACAGCTGGTCCAAAAAGACAGTCAAAAGAGGCGCTTTTAATTCGGGAATAGTgagccaaaaaaaattaatgtgaaTCAAAAAGTATCGCTTATGAACAAATCGTTCAAGATTGGTTAGCAAAATATAATCACTATCTTGAAAGAATCTTAGAAAATTTGACATTGCTAATGTATGAAAATATAACATCATATATAAAATTCATGGATTACTCCTTTTATtgtcaatttattttgaaatgtacaTGCATCTTACAATTCTAACATAAGCCATGTCAAAATTATCACACCCTTTTGGTAACACTACTTGAAGTTGCGCACTCAAATGAATCTATTTCAATACCAAAACCTTGAggttgttttcaaaaaaaaaaaaaaaaaaaaaaaaaaccttgagGATAGTATTGAAACGGTGTAATGTCATGAAAACGGTAATAGTCACATTccattttccaaaatagtaGCAAAATGCTTAAAAAATGCTTCTTGTGGCCTTTGGATCAAATATATATCCCTTAACCACTTATTATTACTTTTGAATTTGGAAAGAGATCAACGAGGAAAAACCAGCTTTTTAAAGCCATCTCCAATGAGattttaaaaatctaaatatgatgtaatttttttactagAAGCTTCCAACCTAACACTAAAAGTAAACCTATTTTGGTGGGAGTCTACGGTGTCCTACAAATAATAGTGGGCACTgtagacaaataattaaataataatttaatttattaattaaataatataataataaaaaatatactttttagtgtaatttttagtgttgtggttagaattgaaaaaaaaaatagtattaacATAGTATTCTTTTAGTGTTGATTTAACACTAAATTTAAGTTTCTCTATTACACTTGCCCTAACACCTTTTGAATATTGTGTTCTAGTGATAATATAAAGTAATAAACGAATATAAACCTATCAACGTAAAGGAAAAGCCACAACCTCACAAGACTGGATTATTTATATTCTACTTTAATGTACAACATCGCTATTACATCTCTATGCTagaccaaaaaataaaaaaataaaaaaaaatggatcaAACAAAGTCGTGCTCACATAATTTACAATAACTGGCATTAATAATAGAAAGCTTTACAAATTACTCGCCAGcaactaaataataaattaatggaCATGTGTATCAAAGTgatgttttcttttttatataataaattaaaaaaactgaaTAATAAACTTTTCCTATCAATATTTTTCAAAACAGAGGCGGTCAGGAGCTATATAAAAGTGTTGTATTATTTGTATCATACACATAAAATGCCTTCTTCAAATGCATTATCTGCTATGTATCAGCAGCTGAAAAATAATACTAACACTGCAACTAACGGTTCATCTAGTGATAGCAATGACTCATCTAACAACTCTGAAAACCAATCTCATGCATCTCGAGTTCGAAGTCGAAGTCCTGAAGTTCATAATCTTCGAAATGGACAAAGAAGACGTTTCGAAGTACCTCTAACTTCCCCACTGCCTAAAGACATGATTACCATTACCCGGTCAAGTGTAAATGGTTGGAGATTTAGTATTCGGGCTCCGTTAACACCTCAATAAGAAGTTTACCTCCAACGCGTGCACAATGGTATTTCAGCAATAGAGAGTGCAATAAATACATCCAGCTAAATGAAATTACTGCAGAATCCATGACTCGGCTGTTGATTGTAGTAGACACGATGCCTGAACAGTTGCGAGATGCGGTCAACATATTCCGCCGTCCACCCTAGTCTTCTTTATCTGTTGAAAAACTATTTTGGTATAATAGAGTATGATTTTGGATAGtggtattttattattttttgctaccACTGTAGTCTTATAATCAGCTTATGCCAACAGTTAGGTTTGATGTCcttttgatatatatgtatgtaactatatatatagtttgtaattttattttgtgttctatcttttttattaatgaaatttaaatttattttattaattgaaatctAATACAGGAAATCATATACTACAACAAAAAACTCTTTCCATGACATAAGATTATAACTTTTTCAAAAAAGTATTATAATAATGTAGTGAAATAGGCGATATTATGAGAGATGCACCACAAAAAAGAGACgggttttttttcaaataaaaaaaaaataccgccAAGTCAAAAAGAATACTATTAATGTATATTTTCCCTCACTCTCttgaattttaataaaaaataaaaaataaatttcataaaattatatgCCCTCCTTGAACACAGATTTTTTTCCATTACTTGTAAGAAGAAATTAGTATAAACCCCAAATAAGTAAAggccaaaaaaaataaagccaAACGAAATTTAACCACTTACTAGATTATTACTTTTGAATTTGTAAAGACATCAACGAGGAAAAACCAGCTTTCTAACACCTTTTAAATATTGTGTTCTAGTGATAATATAAAGTAATAAACGAATATAaaccgttttttttttttaagtctaattttttcaaactagGTAGGCATACAACTATGctagaccaaaaaaaaaaaatggatcaAACAAAGTCGTGCTCACATAATTTACAATAACTGGCATTAATAATAGAAAGCTTTACAAATTACTCGCCAGCAACTATACAAATTTTAACAATAAAAGCTTTAACATTCAACATAAATTAACAAACATACCATACAGGTCCATCACTCCTTCCTGCTTTTTCGAGAGGCAGAACAAGACTTAACAGCATAACTCATTAATCATTCCCCCTCCGATTTGAATTCGAATCCACTCGATCAGCTCTCCACGAGATTGAATTAGTGGATTTCGACAGCAAACCAATTGCAGAAGAGCATGTTGCTCTAACAACTGTATCCGATGAGCGGCTCATTTTACCCACCAACACTCCAAACATCTGAAACAAGAGAGAACTTTTGAAACTGCTATCTAGGTTTATCTACAAAATAATCAATGAAACAACACGAATCTGAAAAATACCTGCATAAAATGAGGAGCCAAAATGTGTTCATCATCTGAAAAAGACAGCATACTGCTAAAAAAGTATATAGCATTTGCTTGGATCACTGGCCAAGGGGCATCGAAAACCTGCCACATCGACATCAAACCGGTGCACCTTGCAGTGGCAGAAGAGAGCACAATGCTGTTTGATCTGAGATTCTCAAGGAACAATGTCCCCAAGGGCCTTCACTCCAGATGATAAAAGCAATATATTAACAGTAATTGTTAAGAACCTTTACTATTGATGCCATGCAAGTATCAACTCTAGAAGGAAGATGTTGAACGAATTGCTTTGAGAATTCTCTAACATACTCTTCATAATTGCTTCGCGAAAAATATAAGGTAGAGTTGGTTACTTCCATCACTGTGAAAATGTCATTACTTTAGATATCGTTCTGTAATGTAACTAGGCATTATATAATGTCAAGGACTACCTATGAATGATCAGAATTGAAACAATGTAAGCTCAACAGCACACTTAAATCCCTTCATTCCAACAAGGGGGCAATTCCTTTTAGTGTGTACTCTATTCACAAAAGAATGGCAAACAAGTGTAATTAACACTTCcaataacaaacaaaataaaagaaGTTGTAAGTAAATACCCAACAAGCCTGTTGAGCACCAACATCATCATCATGCAGGTGCAAAACCAATCGAGGAAGAGCAATATGTATCTGGTTATCAAAAAAAGGAAGCAGCATGCATCACATCAAATATCAAGTTGCAAGTATAGAGTATATGAATTTGAGAAGCAAACATGTTCAGTGAAAAAATTAGAGCAACTACCCTTTATTGGGAACCTAGAATTCCAACAAGAAATTTTGCAACACATTATCTGAAAACGTGAGCACCAAATACACAAGAGAATGGGCCTTTAAGATAATAAAAACCAATAAAGTAATAACAGAAAATGGTTAGAGGTGACAAATTGTGACTACCTGTAACAAATAAACAAATGACCAAACTAACATATTCACCTATATTCGAATAAACTCTCATTTCTAAATTTACCAAAAACCTCTGCAAGAGCAACACCCATTTTCAAAACGGTGAAAACGATTAGAATCTCTCAAGATTATTGCTCTCCCAGATGTTTTGGAAATGAACTTAGCCATCTCATGACAGTCCACACAAAC
Encoded here:
- the LOC115711431 gene encoding protein SHOOT GRAVITROPISM 6 gives rise to the protein MEVTNSTLYFSRSNYEEYVREFSKQFVQHLPSRVDTCMASIVKVFDAPWPVIQANAIYFFSSMLSFSDDEHILAPHFMQMFGVLVGKMSRSSDTVVRATCSSAIGLLSKSTNSISWRADRVDSNSNRRGND